The genomic interval CCTCTTTTTTAGAGGAAAACAAACCTGTTATCTATTGTACCTTTCACCTGGGTTCTTACCGCCTGATCAATTTCTTCCTGTACAAACACAAAATCGATTATGCCTTAATGATCAGCCAGAAAACATTTGAAGCTGAAGAGCAACGCATTCATAGTATACACAAGAAGATAGAAGAAAAATATGCGCATTCTATTCAATTCAAAGTGCTCAATGCCGAATCAGAAACGGTGGCCATGCAGATGATCAGGGAAGTAAGGAAAGGAAACAGTTTATTATTTTATATTGATGGCAATACCGGTGTAGGAGGCACAGACCGGAAAGACGATAAACTGGTCGCTATTGATTTTCTGGGCCAGACCCTGCTGGCACGCAAAGGAATTGCATTTTTGTCGCATTACCTCAATATTCCGGTTATACCGGTTCTTTCCTACCGCAGAACAGTGGCCGAGCCTATCCTGGAATTCTTTGATCCCATTTATCCCACTCCGGAAACAGACCGGGAAGCCTATTGTAAACAAACGACCCAGGAGATATGGAATATATTTGCTCGGTATCTGAAAAAATATCCTGAGCAATGGGAGGGATGGTTGTATGCCAATCACTTTTTAAGCACTCCCGAACAAGGTACGTCCTATGCTGCTCCCATACCTATCGAAGACAATTCCTATTATACATTTGCCAGGAATAACTACAGCCTGTTTGCTAACCACCAGGGGCACTATCTGTATCACAACCAGACTACACATTGTATTAAAGTATCGGATTCTCTGTTTAAGTTTCTCAATAAAATTGATCAGGATCATATTGATATTGAAGGGAAAAGCCTGAAAGGCTTGATCAGTGAAAGCCTGTTGAACAACCTGATTCAAACCAGTATTTTTGCCAAAGTATAAGTTAGATCGAAAATTCCTCACCTGTTCATTCTTGTAAAATGAAAGGGCTTCAAGCGCAATTTTAGCAGACTCCCCTGAAGTCACTGATATTTTGGCTTGGATCAGGTTCTACACTTTTATACCTTCTATCTTCACCCTCTTAACATTATCCTCCATATCCAGATCAATCAGCAGGTGATTGGGATCAATACCAGCACGGGCAAGCTGTTCTGGCACATGGAGGATGATTATTTGTTTGCCATAATTAATGCGGTGCTTTTGGAGATAGAGTACTTTTGCGGATGATCCGCGTTCTGCACGAGGCGCATATACTCCGATATCTATCCAGTCATGCATAGGTAGGTTCGTCTCTATACCGATGCTATCGACTGTCACTTTGCGTGTTTCCACTTCCAGGGTTACTTGCCAGGTATCCTTTTCAGATTGCTTTGCAACTGCCTGTTTTGTCTCCAGTTCCCAGAAAGTGTTTGCTGCAAAAAGATCATGTACCAGATAGTGCAGCGAATCTGGCGTTACCGCCTGAATCTCTCTGTACAAATCAAGTGTCGTGGGCAGGGGAAGACTTGCAGCGCTGTATTTGGAAAGCATTTTCCGCAGTGCCTCATTCACCCGATCTTTGCCAATGTAATTCCTTAGCGCAAATAGCGCAAAAGGCCCCTTGCGGTAATTCATGAACGCATTATTTGCCCGGAGCAATGGAGGAGCCGCACGGGAACGGGGAATTTCATATTCCTGCCGCATCTGGAACAAATAACGGAGCAAATGCTGATTACCCAGGGTTTTCTCCACTACTTGCATGGCTGAGTACGTTGCTAGGCTTTCGACAAGTAAACCTGCTCCTTCAACCGAAGCGGGTGCAGGGAAAAGCCCCACCACTGGTACGCTACCTCATGTGCCATAATATGGTGGGGGAGGTCAAGCCCATCCGGTTTTGGATTCATCAGTGAATATCCTTCCTGATAATCAATCGTCATAGCCTCAGCATGCATGGCACGGCCAGGACCGGGGTGCTCCAGAACTCGAAAGTGACTATATGGATAAGAACCAAATTCTTGGTCGCAGTATCGCCAGCAACAACTCCACTGATAATAAGCCATATGGTACTGCCGAAAATAGTAAAGAAGGCAATGGTGTCAGGTGCATTCAGGTACGTTCCATCTGGAAGGGTAACCATTCTCAGGATTGTAAACCCAAATAGAAAGAATACAACGAATAGCATCCAGGTAGAAACATAACGCAGCTGATACCTGACCTCAAACCTACATATCTCCTGAAACTTCATAGCTTATTTCTTCAATGTTATCGCCTTCTTCCCAGTCGAGCAGGTTGTACGGATCAATTCCGCCACGCGCCGGCTTGTGCGGCAATTGTACGGTGATCGTTTGAGTACCAGAGCGGATAAAGTGCTTCTGTACGTAGAGCGGCTTTCCCAGCATTTCGCCTGGCTCCGCAGGAGCGAAGATTCCGATTTCTACCCACTCATTCACCGGCATTTTGGTTTCTACGCCAGCGCTATCAGTTATAGTCTTATGTGCTTCCACTTCGAAAGTTACTTGCCAGGTACCTGCTGCCGTTTGCTTTGCGGAGGCTTTTTTTGTGTCAAATTTCCAGAAGGTGTTCTTCTCAAAGAGGTCGCTCAGCAGGGGTTTGAGTGAGTCCGGACTAACCACCTGTAACTCGTGGTATAGGTCGTTTGTCGTGGCCGGAGCAAATGCTTTTTTCTCTAGTAGGATACGCAGTGCTTTGTTCACCTTAGCCTCACCTACATACTCACTGAGCGCGTGCATAGCATAAGGGCCTTTTCGGTAGTTGGTCCAGGGGTCCATGGCACGGAGTAGCGGAAGTCCAGTGTGGATAGGTGGCCAAGGGTTCGGTTCCCGCATGAAACTCATGAACCGCCGTAGCGCTTCCCGGCCCTTTACATTCTTCACGAGCTGCATCGCCGAATACCAGGCGAGGCTTTCAGAGAGTACACCTCCTCCTTCAGCAAAAGCCGGCTTAAGCTGCCCACCCCACCACTGATGTCCCATCTCGTGCGCCACAATCTCAAATATCGCGTCGAAACCATCGCCTTGTGGATCAAGCAGAAAGAAGCCTTCTCCGCCGGTAATAACACCACTTCCATCAACGCCCATACCAAAAAAATTGCCGGGTTGCTCAACAATTTGCAGGAATTGAAACGGATAGGGACCAAACTGTGCTGAATAGTATTCTAAAGACTTTCGTATGCCTCGCAGCAAGCGTTCAAGATGCTGCTTGTGGCCTGGGTAAACAAATACCTGAATATCGACA from Rhodocytophaga rosea carries:
- a CDS encoding M1 aminopeptidase family protein, which encodes MQVVEKTLGNQHLLRYLFQMRQEYEIPRSRAAPPLLRANNAFMNYRKGPFALFALRNYIGKDRVNEALRKMLSKYSAASLPLPTTLDLYREIQAVTPDSLHYLVHDLFAANTFWELETKQAVAKQSEKDTWQVTLEVETRKVTVDSIGIETNLPMHDWIDIGVYAPRAERGSSAKVLYLQKHRINYGKQIIILHVPEQLARAGIDPNHLLIDLDMEDNVKRVKIEGIKV
- a CDS encoding LpxL/LpxP family acyltransferase, which produces MNRHTYLKEADKIRAHADNECTDLHEISSPQRYHFLQSKSTRNIFLPDLQTDDDIFFRELMFHTELAIKDQELPYAYENLTVKGNTSFLEENKPVIYCTFHLGSYRLINFFLYKHKIDYALMISQKTFEAEEQRIHSIHKKIEEKYAHSIQFKVLNAESETVAMQMIREVRKGNSLLFYIDGNTGVGGTDRKDDKLVAIDFLGQTLLARKGIAFLSHYLNIPVIPVLSYRRTVAEPILEFFDPIYPTPETDREAYCKQTTQEIWNIFARYLKKYPEQWEGWLYANHFLSTPEQGTSYAAPIPIEDNSYYTFARNNYSLFANHQGHYLYHNQTTHCIKVSDSLFKFLNKIDQDHIDIEGKSLKGLISESLLNNLIQTSIFAKV